Proteins encoded within one genomic window of Arachis ipaensis cultivar K30076 chromosome B08, Araip1.1, whole genome shotgun sequence:
- the LOC107613774 gene encoding uncharacterized protein LOC107613774 has translation MNMMMISSKYYTNSIIVGVGRTWCSPNAKPEGSFSFSLRFSNRRTKRRSFNIHSESIFRGHNNIFSALNSGLEASITDATESSNALKKASIVLESGDENKIQLRVDLTGDQTERVFGKTLRDLGRTAPPVPGFRMQKGGKSSQIPNDFLLQMLGEERVIKFVIQEILNSTMADYVEKENLDVKDRKISTIQTAEELKQSFKPGKEFGFNVIIEPKSSEDTG, from the exons ATGAACATGATGATGATATCATCTAAGTACTACACAAATTCCATTATAGTTGGAGTTGGAAGAACTTGGTGCAGTCCAAATGCAAAACCCGAAGGCAGCTTTTCATTCAGTCTCAGATTCTCCAATAGGAGGACGAAGAGGAGGAG CTTCAACATACACTCTGAATCAATTTTCAGAGGTCACAATAATATATTTTCAGCTCTTAATTCAG GTTTAGAAGCTTCAATTACAGATGCCACTGAAAGTTCAAATGCCTTAAAAAAAGCCAGTATCGTTCTAGAGTCTGGAGATGAAAATAAGATACAG CTAAGAGTGGACTTAACTGGTGATCAAACAGAAAGGGTATTTGGTAAGACCCTTCGAGATTTGGGTCGAACTGCTCCGCCCGTTCCCGGATTTCGCATGCAAAAAGGAG GAAAATCATCACAG ATCCCCAACGACTTCCTTTTACAGATGCTTGGGGAAGAACGCGTCATTAAGTTTGTAATACAAGAAATACTCAATTCTACCATGGCTGACTATGTAGAAAAG GAAAATTTGGACGTGAAGGACAGGAAGATAAGCACAATTCAAACcgcagaagaactcaaacaatcgTTCAAACCCGGAAAAGAGTTTGGCTTTAATGTTATAATTGAGCCCAAAAGTTCAGAAGATACTGGTTAA